NNNNNNNNNNNNNNNNNNNNNNNNNNNNNNNNNNNNNNNNNNNNNNNNNNNNNNNNNNNNNNNNNNNNNNNNNNNNNNNNNNNNNNNNNNNNNNNNNNNNNNNNNNNNNNNNNNNNNNNNNNNNNNNNNNNNNNNNNNNNNNNNNNNNNNNNNNNNNNNNNNNNNNNNNNNNNNNNNNNNNNNNNNNNNNNNNNNNNNNNNNNNNNNNNNNNNNNNNNNNNNNNNNNNNNNNNNNNNNNNNNNNNNNNNNNNNNNNNNNNNNNNNNNNNNNNNNNNNNNNNNNNNNNNNNNNNNNNNNNNNNNNNNNNNNNNNNNNNNNNNNNNNNNNNNNNNNNNNNNNNNNNNNNNNNNNNNNNNNNNNNNNNNNNNNNNNNNNNNNNNNNNNNNNNNNNNNNNNNNNNNNNNNNNNNNNNNNNNNNNNNNNNNNNNNNNNNNNNNNNNNNNNNNNNNatccatccatctatctatctatctatctatctatctatctatctaatctcaaaggattgttgtaaggagatcatatgtaaagccctttgtaaacaTTTAAGTACTAGAGTAATACCCATTATTTTTGAGAACATGGGAAAATAAATCTTCAGTAGTAATATTTAAAGGAATGGCTGAAATGTTAACTAGAAAGGCTAGAAGTTAATGAGTAAtgcttttgaaaattaaaaatcttaaaatctattatgattatttctttaaggaaacAAGGTTCCACTGGTCAGAATTTAATGTGAAAGCTAgagtgttattgttgttgctggcAAACATACACAATAAAAGAAGTATAAACCTGGAGGGTGGACTTCTTCCTCTATTTCCAACTGCCAAGATAAAGGGACTAGAAATTCTCCATGCCTAGAGCAGGCTGATAATTCTTTTAGTTCATAGCCAAGATTATGAGGTACCAGGCCTAGCTAAGGGTAGCCAACAAAAACTAGTGAAAATGCCCCAGGCCAAGATTAAAACCATTCTTTTAATTACCTCTGTCTGGTGCCATTTCTAAGTTTGTGGTCTCAGGCAATCCTTTGGCAGGATTAGAAAATTCTTTCTAACTTCCACTTAGGGAATAGGATTCTGGTCTAATTCGGGGATTCTGACaaagaaacaataacaacagtaacaAATAGCTCACTGGAACTATGTGTAGGTTGAGACTATCAGTCCATCTTGTTTCCAAATTCCTCCCCAATTGGCAGGCAACTGAGGTTGATTAGAGACAAAAGTTAGGAGAACAATTTAAAGTCATTACCTTCCACCTTCCTTATTCATGTTGCTGTGTAATTATGTATATCTGCCAAGCACAAATAACTTCTGGCTTCAGTTCTATATTCTGGCCAATACAAAACCTTTGTCTCCTAGCATTATTATtgctagaaaaaaatctaaaatctaaaaataaaattttgtaatgGTCATATTAAAGGGTGAATAtgtatttactaagtacctaatATCCACTGACCATATTAGAAGGATGCTTTCTAGATATCTGGGGAGATCAAgattgaatgaataaatcttCGTTGCATTTCAGCCTGTTCTTTAGGTGCCCAAGAAAGTAAGGACAATCAGAGAGAATAATTGTATCAGGAGGAGATTCCAGGGCCATGTATTTGGGTTGAAGAAAGAAATTCCTGTGATTACAAGAATGGATTTTGTTGaggaactgggaaaggcttctttggTTCCTTTGGTCTCATTATAACCCAAAATGCTGATGTCCTGTTGACCTGACTaaagagacaaaagcacagactTATAATATTTAGGAAACACCAGAAGAGTATTTAgcaactaaataaaaaaaaatatccgTCATTAATCTGATGCTACATTGTAGTGTAGCAATAACCCTGGCTTCTTTCTCCAGCAGGTTCAACCAGGCTAGAGAGGCTTTGAGTATGAATTTGAGGAGAGAATGTAAACTGCAGgtattgaaaatatttaaatagtaaGCAGAGTATGCTTGTGAGGAATATATCACATCCTTGCTAAATGCAGCAGCAGAGGCCCATGGCTTCCATTCCAGATGAACTCCTGGCAGCCTTGATAAGATCAGCTAATCAGACCATGCCCAACCAGATATTTTAATGAAGGAACCATAAGGACATCCagtcctctcttcctcttcaggAGCTGATAATAGCTCCTGCTTGGATACACCACTCTCTTCATGAATTGATCACAAGCCCATCATCTCACTTGTGGTTTTAACCTTTAAAAGCCCTGTTCACAGCCCCTTCAGAGGCCAATTTCTCCTGCTGGAAGGGACTTAACCCCACAGGCATgcttaattttcctttctcagtAAATTCCTCTGATTTTAAGatgaatttatctttaaaattattttccaaattaacaCAACGTTGGGTCTATTACTTAAGGATCAATCTTGCTAATTCAGAAAAGCCCATCACTAACAGGATGACCATCAGTCAATAAATTTTTTGACCAAAGTAACTCTCACATATACAAGAAAAGACCAACAAAAGTATAGTCCAGTCAGCATCTTTGTTGGTAAGGCAAGCACGCTGAAGAAATCACGGACATTTTGAAATGGTGTGATGATGAATAGAGCCAGAGAAAGAGTGGGGATATAAATTATATGCTGCCcgctttcctattttcttcttctcttttcctatagaatcttagaatccTAGAGTTGAACAAGACACCAGAGATTATATACAAATACAATCTGTACTGGAAAAAGATCCTCCATATAATAttcctgacaaatggtcatctggACTCTACTTGAAGGCCTCCAGGAATGTGGAAGTCTTTACTGACCTTTGAGGCAGCCTATTTCACTTTTGTATAATTCTAATTGTAagaaacattttccttttataaagaGAAATTTTGGTTCTCTGCAACTTGTACCCATAGTTCTTAGTTCTGTTCTTTGGGGTCAAGTACAAAAATCCCTCTTCCACACAGCAGGTCTTTAAAACTTGAAGGCAGATGCCAGCTGTTGTATTATATCTTAGACTTCTCTTCTTTAGGCAATCTTCATTAATTCCTTCCCAGATGGATGCAGAATCTTAGTCCAATATTCACCTTCCTGGGGCCTTTGTTTCATGTCATAGTCAGTTCTCTATTGTTTTATAATTACTGTTGACTGCAGCtaatttcttgccttctttttcatttttgttggacAAAGAACCCACCATTGCTTTTAGGGCTTTAATAcgttctaatttacttatgccTTGGTTTGGATTAGGTTTTCTCATAGCATCTGGTGGAGTAGATGTTGAGGTCATATAAATTTGTGTGGTCAAAGACAGTGGCCCCTATACCGACACCTTGGTCAGGTAACAGTgagcaaacctttattaagtggcATGGCAAGCAaagtgctaagtactgggaataaaagaaagatgGTCCTTGACTTCAAGGAATTTACTTCCAACAGGGAAGACTACACAAACAAGAGGAAGCTAAAAGGATGGGGGAGAGGGCTGGAGAGATGATATTTGGCTTAGGGACACGATGGAGAAGTCCTAAGGAGTGCAGCCCTTTGGGGAATGAAGAGATGACTGACCTCCTGGAATAGAGGTTCTGGGAGGAACCTTCCACTCTTCAAATGAGACGGACAATCCCCAAGGCTGAGGGTACTTCTGAGGTGGGAGTTACAGGGTTAAAGTAATCTTCCTGAATGTAGAGATTTCTGGGCTATGATGAGAAAGTCCAGAGGAATGCAGTCTGTTGGGGGGATAGGTgggaagataaattttaaaaaatctttgtttctctagaccagtgatgacaCAGAGAAGTGCTCATATGATCTAGGTTCAAAGGCTAGGAAACAAAGCATACAGTTGTTGCTATAAATGGCTGTTGGTTAAGATGAGTCCTTGGGCTGACTCTGTCTGTATCTATGTTGAATGTTGACAAATCACATCTTGCAAGGAGCTGCTGAGATTCTGAGGGAGGTAGTTCATGACTGGAAGATGCACCAGGAAGATGTTCTTACACTTTGTCTTTTGTACTTTGTACTTCGTAAATTATTAGATTTCCCAGGTTGACACCCTGGTTTGACCTAGCATAACATACTATTGATAAAATGGTTCTTCTGTCAAGTTCATTTATACCATCAGTTTGAATAAAGTTTCCTGCAACTTTCTGAATGCTGATGGTTTAGGTCTTCTACAGACATTTGTTCTATTGTctgattgtttattttttagctctctttattttcctttcttcctctcctcttaagGCTTATCTTCAGTGTATAGTCCCAGTAAGAACTTTTCTAATCTCCATGTTTCTACACTATGGGAAGTGGCCCGCTGTGAAGGTTCAGAAACATTTATGTAGCTTTCTTTGAGGTCATAAAAAATCTCTCAGGATCTCAAGTGAATGTTGACTTCAGAGtttagagtcaaaagatctggttcaaatcttggctctgatcTTTACCACATATCTtagcttgggcaaatcacttcacatctctgggcctcagtttcctcctctgtaaaatgagggcattagaTAGATGGACTCTGAAGTCCCCCTCTCAGCAGCAGGCCTATGatgttatgatttttaaaatctagtgATATTGTTTTCAGGCCTCATCCTACCTGACTTCGATGTGTAGCTTTTGATATAGTTGACCACCTTCTTTTCCTGAATATTCTctgctctttccttttctgacactgttcttctggttctcctcctatttGTCTGCCCACTCCTCTGGTTCCCTTGCAGGATCATTATTTTCTGGCCACTAACCTCTACATTTGCCCTCATAGTTCTCTCTTCATTTGTAGGATGCTTATCTGAACTCATCATTTCCCACTTGATCTTTTTGCTTTGAATCTCTCATTTTTCCAAGGTACCTTACAAACAGCTGCCAATATTATGTTCCTAAGGTGATGATATTACTCTTCTGCTCAAAAAATCCTCAGTGGCTCAGCACTGCTGCCAACCAAATTTTGAGGCTGTTTGCTATTTTGGATTTTCGTAACTGCAGGAGTCATCTTTCCTTTGTGAATGTTAATAAACATATTCTTTATTAAAGAATATGCAtctatatatatagctatattgATAAGATGAGGACTTTTCTCCTTAATATTAAGATCCTGAACTTCCATCAGTTTCCTCCTtccaaatgtatatgtatgtttagttgtgtcagactctttgtgactccatttgaagttttctttgcaaagatagtggagtggaaGCGaccgagagagagagacggaCGTTGAGAGAacgaggaggaggaaggagagaaaatggcgTCCACGGACTATAGTACCTACAGTCAAGCTGCAGCCCAGCAGGGCTACAGTGCTTATGCAGCCCAGCCAGCTCAAGGATATGCACAGACCACCCAGGCATATGGGCAACAAAGTTATGGAGCCTACGGGCAGCCTACTGATGTCAGCTATACACAGGCTCAAACAACTGCGACGTATGGGCAGACTGCGTATGCAACCTCTTATGGACAGCCTCCAACAGGTTATACTACACCAACTGCACCTCAAGCTTACAGTCAGCCTGTCCAAGGATATGGCACGGGGGCCTACGACACCACCACTGCTACAGTTACGACCACCCAAGCATCCTATGCAGCCCAATCTGCATATGGCACCCAGCCTGCTTACCCAACCTATGGGCAGCAGCCAGCAACTGCAGCCCCTGCAAGACCCCAGGATGGTAGCAAGCCCGCTGAGACTAGTCAGCCTCAATCTAGTACAGCAGGCTACAGCCAACCCAGCCTAGGATACGGGCAGAGCAACTACAGTTACCCACAGGTGCCAGGCAGCTACCCCATGCAGCCAGTCACCGCACCTCCATCCTATCCTCCAACCAGCTATTCCTCTACCCAGCCGACTAGTTACGATCAGAGCAGTTACTCCCAGCAGAATACCTATGGGCAGCAGAGCAGCTATGGACAGCAGAGTAGCTATGGTCAACAGAGCAGCTATGGGCAGCAGCCCCCCACTAGTTATCCCCCCCAAACTGGATCCTACAGCCAGGCTCCAAGTCAATATAGCCAACAGAGCAGCAGCTACGGGCAGCAGAGTGCATTCCGGCAGGACCATCCCAGTAGCATGGGTGTATATGGGCAGGAGTCTGGAGGCTTTTCCGGACCTGGAGAAAACCGGAGCATGAGTGGCCCTGATAACCGGGGCAGGGGAAGAGGGGGATTTGATCGTGGAGGCATGAGCAGAGGTGggcggggaggaggaggaggaggacgcgGTGGAATGGGCAGCGCTGGAGAGCGAGGTGGCTTCAATAAGCCTGGTGGACCTATGGAAGAAGGACCAGACCTTGACTTAGGCCCACCTGTAGATCCAGATGAAGACTCCGAAAACAGTGCAATTTACGTACAGGGCCTGAATGAGAGCGTGACTGCTGACGAGCTGGCAGACTTTTTCAAACAGTGTGGGGTTGTCAAGATGAACAAAAGGACTGGGCAGCCGATGATAAACATTTACTTAGACAAGGAAACCGGAAAACCCAAAGGAGATGCCACCATGTCCTATGACGACCCACCTACTGCAAAGGCTGCAGTAGAATGGTTTGATGGGAAAGATTTCCAAGGGAGCAAACTCAAAGTGTCTCTTGCTCGGAAGAAACCTCCAATGAACAGCATGCGAGGTGGCATGCCACCCCGTGAAGGCAGAGGGATGCCTCCCCCTCTCCGAGGAGGTCCTGGAGGACCAGGGGGGCCAGGAGGTCCCATGGGTCGAATGGGAGGCAGAGGAGGAGACAGGGGAGGTTTTCCACCAAGAGGACCCAGGGGTTCGCGTGGAAACCCCTCAGGAGGAGGAAATGTCCAGCACAGAGCAGGGGATTGGCAGTGCCCTAACCCAGGCTGCGGAAACCAGAATTTTGCCTGGAGAACAGAGTGTAATCAGTGCAAGGCCCCTAAGCCGGAGGGATTTCTGCCACCACCCTTTCCCCCTCCAGGTGGTGATCGTGGCAGAGGCGGCCCTAGCGGCATGAGGGGCGGCAGAGGTGGCCTCATGGACCGTGGTGGGCCTGGGGGTATGTTCCGAGGAGGCCGAGGTGGAGACAGAGGCGGCTTTCGGGGAGGTCGAGGAATGGACCGAGGGggctttggtggaggaagaagaggaggccCTGGGGGTCCTCCCGGACCTCTCATGGAGCAAATGGGTGGCAGAAGAGGAGGCCGTGGCGGGCCCGGAAAGATGGATAAAGGCGAGCATCGCCAGGAGCGCAGAGACCGGCCCTACTAGGCGCAGAAACCCCGCAGAGCTGCATTTACTaccagatttattttttaaaccagaaaatgttttaaatttataattccaTATTTATAATGTTGGCCACAACATTATGATTATTCCTTGTCTGTACTTTAGTATTTTTCACCATTTGTGGAGAAACATTAAAACAAGTTAAATGGTAGTGCCctgagtttcttttccttcttttaagatGGTTGTTTAACGGAGACTAAACCAATGAGAAACCATTGTTGTGAGCATGCTCAAATATCATTGTGTGGAGACCCAGGAGGAGAACTAACTGTAACGATGTTAATGGttgtgatgttttttttttttttaaataaaattccaaatgtTTATaaacgtaaaaaaaaaaaaaaaaaaaaaaagatagtggagtgacttaccatttctttttccaattcttcttatagctgaggaaactgagtgaaatgacttgctcagagtcactaagctagtagtgtctgaggtcaaattttaagaCTCAAGATTTGAAGATTAGTCTTCTTGATTATAagcattgcaccacctagctgcccctcattttccctctttcatACTCCCCCACTATTTAGGTTAGCATTCACTTGTAGAATCTCAGAGAAGAGTTGTTAATTCTTTTGAATAAAGAATTTATTCTCTTCTATCCTGGAATAGTTCACAGCTACTTCTAGCTAGCTCCTGTTCTAGAATACCTGGGAACTAGAAAACTGAATCATAATTACCATGACTCCAAGACAAGACCTTTTCTGGAATATCTGATGAGCTCTCCTTAGTGCTACTTCCTCATCTGGAGTGTTGTAAATCCCCAGTAACCATTTGGGAATTCCTCACATCTTCTCTTCCCCAACTAGCCAGAGACTAAAGGACCTTGCTCTAATTTGATGGAGAACTGACTAGAGACAGACCTGAGAAATGTCAGTTCATCTCCAATCCTCTAGAGACCTCTACTGGCTATAAAGAATGTCTTTTAGTAAACCTCATTAGTATACATGAATTCTGGACCTGTGGTCTATTACTTTCCTGTGTGTATGGAGGTTAGTTTATCACAAAATCACTCATTTATAGAAAGCAATTGCCACAAATTAATGAatcaaccagtatttattaaatatctgctgTTTGCCAGTCATTATCCTGGGAACTGGAGATATATgttcaaagaatgaaacaaacaaataatctgGACAGGAGAattttatcaaattcctttttcAGTGATGTCTTGTGGGCCCCCAAAATAACCCAAATTCATTATGTAAAAAGGGTACAACACTAAGGTTATTTATATTCTCTAGGTCAAAATAAGAActtctctgtttgacatttaaattttttacagtTTGGCTTCAACCTAGGTTGTTACTCATTTTCAAGAACAAAATGATACTAATAAATATGCCCATAATTGGAAACTCTACTTCTTGCATTGAACTTCATAATTTTGCACAGACTGTCCTTCTGCCTGGAATTCAATCCCTCTTCTATTCATTCAGAGTTTAGTGCAGTTACTACGTCTCTTGCAAAACCAATTTTGATTCTCCACATTTTTAGAGCTTTCTCTCCTTCAcattatcatatatttattgtCTGTATAGATAAATGCTTCATCCCCTTAGTATCATAGAAGTTCCTTGCGGGCATGGGCTATTTATTTTTGATTGTTGCTATAGaataatagtcaataaacatttcttaaatacctactatgtaccaggcactgcgctaaaagctggggatacaaatgtgaaaaaagaaagatattccctgccttcctcatttcttacctGACTTCAGTGCTTCAGGGTTTCTTTAACTGCATAAGTGAAAGATCTATGGTTTAAACAGTGTGGGGAAAATTTCTATGTGCAAACTGACCTCTCCACAGCAAATCCCAGTACAATGCAGATTACAATTGAGTAGAGATAAATCCTAGGGATTTTCCTGAAGCAAAGGCTAAATAACTTGTCCActgttgaatggatgaatgaaaaggcatttattaagcgttCACTATATGCttggcactgtgataagtgctaggGATTCAAATTCTGAAAGCAAGATGATCTCCACTCTCAAGAGAACTTACTTTGTAATAGGAGAAGACAGCACATATTGGAAGGGGTGGCCATAGAAGAGCGTTTTGGCCTGAGAAGTCACAGGGTATAGTGAATGAAGTCATTGGGTAATTGATTGACTAGTCCATTTGGTAATTGATTGACTAGTCCTATTCCAGGGATGATAATGTTGATTTGATCAGTATTCCCCAAAGCTAGAGGTAGGAAGGAGATGGGGAGTTGGGAGAGGTCCTTGGAAATGGAATGACATGAAGATGGATGGAAGGGTCTGGTTCTCTTAGATAAGGAGAACACTCATCAGAGCTGGTTACAGAGCAAGTAAGTATCTTTGGTAAGATCTGAACCTTGGTCTTCCTTGATTCTAGTCAAAtactttatccactctgccatattttctctattccttttctataataagtgattaataaatgtttgttgaattgaattgtgcTCCTTGTGGAAGTTTATACTACTAGCAAGTAGTTGATGCCAAACACTCTCTAGTCTGCTTCttgaaaggctttaaaatttACCTCTAGTGTAGCCAGTTCTGGAAAGGTTTAGAACAAATGGGCAGAAGGAGTTGGCCAGATAAGTAATAAATAGTGCAGTTTCTGGGGATTTTGGAACTTAGGCTTGCAGGGTGAAAAGGAGTGAAATCATTATCTAAGAGcaggttgtttttgtttggatGTGAGACAAAACTACAGAGTCTTCATCCCCTGGGAGGGATTTGTGCTGTTGCTTATAGGGCAATTAACATCTCTCTAAGGGGAAGGGACCGCTTGGGGATGAGGGAAGAGCCAGGAAGAGTCATAATCTAAGAAAGTAAGCAGATGCACTTCAAGATTCACAAGGGATGAAGTGCAAGAGGTAAGAAAAagataggatttagagctgaaagagaccttagaagctaTCTAATATCCCTATAAGAACTGAAGTTCAGAAAAGTTAAGCCCCTTGCCTTAGGTAACGCAAATAGAAGGTGAAGAGACagggattcaaatctaggtcctctgattcccaaACCAGCATTATTTTTGCTATACAATTTGTGAGCCTGAGAAATCAGAACAGAGTAAAGGagaacaaattattattaataaaattatctctttcaCAGATGATGAGATCATATACatggaaaattctagaaattcAACATGAAATTAgttgaaattatcaataattttatcaaatgaacaggatataaaataaacctatatatatcatcagcatttctatatattgctcACAAAATCCTACAAGGAAAGATAATAAGAGAtaactcatttaaaataactatggaaagaataaaacatgtaggagtatacctgccaaaacaaacccagaactacatgaacataattataaaaaattttatacaaataaagtcaaattcaaataattagagaaatcataATTATTTATGGGTGGTGTTAAAGGAGAAACCAgagaaaggtgccttaaacagtaaatatgggtccaggtaggtgtgagagacaggaatgatAGGAAGGGGCTCACAAGTAGGGAGAcaaaagtttaacagcaaaggggtgtctgttactgaattggctgttagatCCAACTGCCACactgaagcaccaagactaggcctatggtaatcagcaaagtaaaggcaggcgtttataagttaaggcaacacatttaatcaaggacaaactaagattaaggattggaatagggtttactacacttaaaagctaagggcaaaccacaggggcaggggaaggacttgactacattCTCCTATTATCTCAgtaagacagggcccaaagaaagctgtactggagtcacaagggaaaagttcctcccaacctggttccagccaggtttggttattttagctgaggacctgagggtggctttacttggatctcacggctaatccagggatggtttcaggatgccaggagtcaactccaccagaacaggtgatccaaggtatccaggtagggagagaaagtttgcaatgctgtccaccagatcacagaccACTTCCTACTCAGaactgctctgcaggtctgatgtcctctgctgtaagccttcaccactctgaggatcccagggaatctggatacaactcccctagctctgagatctcccagggtcagccacagtttgtgccaaccaccatggagtcctttgtaaaagtgaaatttgggaaatgtaccaaactacatttcctgtggtccaacgggtttccatttccggtttttgggcttggggaggctgacgtcttgacgcagggaagagcttaaatctcctgggttaggagggagtggtctcgcTCTTTGCGAGTAGGcccttggctaggaggcagtaatggaggcggcagttttgaatgcttacaagcgcgtggtctgataacttcatctatcaacatggctttaattaaaatactaatttatatatttataccagcctttatcatttttaagatTAATACCTTCttaggcacaagccacttcctccttcccctgcattccattcagaatgtccatgacctccagctaaggcttttccaagcctgcttacacacctacttttaatcTTATGCCTCTTAcagtgggcagagccaatataattaaaatgacagttctttctaaactaatctatttattcaatgccaaaTCACCAATGACCATATTTggtaaattaccaaaaaattattttactgaactagaagaatattaacaaaattcatttggaagaacaacaGATCAATATCAAAggagttaatgaaaaaaatggtaaagaaaagaggtctagcagtaccagatataaaactgtattataaagcagtaattatcaaaattgtctgttactggctaaaaaatagaaaaataaatcagtggaacagaacagacatactaACAAATAGAAGTAagagattatagtaaccttgggTTTGATGAAAGTAAAGATACAAGCTTTTAgtataagaattcattatttggtaaaaattgttggaaaaactgaaaagcagtctgGCCAAAATCAGATATAGAGggagcagctgtgtagctcagtgcattgagagccaagtctagagaaggaaggtcctgggttcaaatctggcctcagatacctagctgtgtgactctgagtgagtcatttaacctccattgccttgcccttaccactcttctgtcttagaaacaatacatagtattcgtTCTAACGtggtaggtaagggttaaaaaaaagaaagaaattagatatagaccaatatctcaaaCCATTTACCAAAATAAGATCAACATGGACGCATGACTTAGGCAAAAAGGGAAAtatcataagaaaattagaacaggaaacattaattatcagatttatggataggaaaagaatttgtgaacaaataagagacagaaagcattataaggtgtaaaatggataattttgaatacattcaattaaaaaggctttatataaataaaactaatgtagccaagattagaagaaaatctgaaaattGGGGAGACATTTTTATAtacagtttcttggatagaggtctcacatctaaaatatatagagaactttgttaaatttttaagaaaatgaaccACTCCCCAATTggtaagtggtcaaaagatatgaatagacagtttttggatgaagaaatcaaagttagaTGGAACTGTGtgaaaaagtgctccaaatcattattgattagagaaatgtaaatgaaaacaactctgagatatcatctctcacacctatcagattggttaaaataataaaagggggaaatgacaaatgttggagagaatgtggaaaaatggggacactgttggtggaactgtgaccttatccaaccattttggagaacaatctggaattatgtccaaagggttataaaaaccCTGAATACCTTTTTTTGTCCCAGCACTACCACTATTAGATTTACTTTCTAAGGTggtcaggggaaaaggaaaagaaattaaatgttctttttttatacctattttattttaataacaaatttccacataagttttccaaagttatatgattcatgttgtttccctcctcccagagttgacaagcaattccatctgggttGTACAAGTattttatcacataaaacatatttccatagaaactatatgttctaaaatatttatagcagctctctttgtgatggcaaaggaCTAGAAATCAATCGGGGTATGTCCATCAATCGGGGTATGGCTAAACAAGTGGTGGcacataattgtgatggaatactactgtgccataagaaatgataagcaggctacttaaaaaaaaaaaaacaacacagaaagacctacatgaaattatgaaaagtgaaacaagcagaaccaagagaacattatatacagcaaaagaaatattatttgaggaatgacttatgtatatccacttccaga
The window above is part of the Gracilinanus agilis isolate LMUSP501 chromosome 4, AgileGrace, whole genome shotgun sequence genome. Proteins encoded here:
- the LOC123244957 gene encoding RNA-binding protein EWS isoform X2; protein product: MASTDYSTYSQAAAQQGYSAYAAQPAQGYAQTTQAYGQQSYGAYGQPTDVSYTQAQTTATYGQTAYATSYGQPPTGYTTPTAPQAYSQPVQGYGTGAYDTTTATVTTTQASYAAQSAYGTQPAYPTYGQQPATAAPARPQDGSKPAETSQPQSSTAGYSQPSLGYGQSNYSYPQVPGSYPMQPVTAPPSYPPTSYSSTQPTSYDQSSYSQQNTYGQQSSYGQQSSYGQQSSYGQQPPTSYPPQTGSYSQAPSQYSQQSSSYGQQSAFRQDHPSSMGVYGQESGGFSGPGENRSMSGPDNRGRGRGGFDRGGMSRGGRGGGGGGRGGMGSAGERGGFNKPGGPMEEGPDLDLGPPVDPDEDSENSAIYVQGLNESVTADELADFFKQCGVVKMNKRTGQPMINIYLDKETGKPKGDATMSYDDPPTAKAAVEWFDGKDFQGSKLKVSLARKKPPMNSMRGGMPPREGRGMPPPLRGGPGGPGGPGGPMGRMGGRGGDRGGFPPRGPRGSRGNPSGGGNVQHRAGDWQCPNPGCGNQNFAWRTECNQCKAPKPEGFLPPPFPPPGGDRGRGGPSGMRGGRGGLMDRGGPGGMFRGGRGGDRGGFRGGRGMDRGGFGRGGPGKMDKGEHRQERRDRPY
- the LOC123244957 gene encoding RNA-binding protein EWS isoform X3 yields the protein MASTDYSTYSQAAAQQGYSAYAAQPAQGYAQTTQAYGQQSYGAYGQPTDVSYTQAQTTATYGQTAYATSYGQPPTGYTTPTAPQAYSQPVQGYGTGAYDTTTATVTTTQASYAAQSAYGTQPAYPTYGQQPATAAPTSYSSTQPTSYDQSSYSQQNTYGQQSSYGQQSSYGQQSSYGQQPPTSYPPQTGSYSQAPSQYSQQSSSYGQQSAFRQDHPSSMGVYGQESGGFSGPGENRSMSGPDNRGRGRGGFDRGGMSRGGRGGGGGGRGGMGSAGERGGFNKPGGPMEEGPDLDLGPPVDPDEDSENSAIYVQGLNESVTADELADFFKQCGVVKMNKRTGQPMINIYLDKETGKPKGDATMSYDDPPTAKAAVEWFDGKDFQGSKLKVSLARKKPPMNSMRGGMPPREGRGMPPPLRGGPGGPGGPGGPMGRMGGRGGDRGGFPPRGPRGSRGNPSGGGNVQHRAGDWQCPNPGCGNQNFAWRTECNQCKAPKPEGFLPPPFPPPGGDRGRGGPSGMRGGRGGLMDRGGPGGMFRGGRGGDRGGFRGGRGMDRGGFGGGRRGGPGGPPGPLMEQMGGRRGGRGGPGKMDKGEHRQERRDRPY
- the LOC123244957 gene encoding RNA-binding protein EWS isoform X1 encodes the protein MASTDYSTYSQAAAQQGYSAYAAQPAQGYAQTTQAYGQQSYGAYGQPTDVSYTQAQTTATYGQTAYATSYGQPPTGYTTPTAPQAYSQPVQGYGTGAYDTTTATVTTTQASYAAQSAYGTQPAYPTYGQQPATAAPARPQDGSKPAETSQPQSSTAGYSQPSLGYGQSNYSYPQVPGSYPMQPVTAPPSYPPTSYSSTQPTSYDQSSYSQQNTYGQQSSYGQQSSYGQQSSYGQQPPTSYPPQTGSYSQAPSQYSQQSSSYGQQSAFRQDHPSSMGVYGQESGGFSGPGENRSMSGPDNRGRGRGGFDRGGMSRGGRGGGGGGRGGMGSAGERGGFNKPGGPMEEGPDLDLGPPVDPDEDSENSAIYVQGLNESVTADELADFFKQCGVVKMNKRTGQPMINIYLDKETGKPKGDATMSYDDPPTAKAAVEWFDGKDFQGSKLKVSLARKKPPMNSMRGGMPPREGRGMPPPLRGGPGGPGGPGGPMGRMGGRGGDRGGFPPRGPRGSRGNPSGGGNVQHRAGDWQCPNPGCGNQNFAWRTECNQCKAPKPEGFLPPPFPPPGGDRGRGGPSGMRGGRGGLMDRGGPGGMFRGGRGGDRGGFRGGRGMDRGGFGGGRRGGPGGPPGPLMEQMGGRRGGRGGPGKMDKGEHRQERRDRPY